In Calothrix sp. PCC 7507, one DNA window encodes the following:
- a CDS encoding element excision factor XisH family protein — MPLPMYLTRLRNAISDFHTALEQFLNYQIALEENEPKRILYLAVPLDTYQTLHFFRHVLLKLQYKDIK, encoded by the coding sequence ATGCCCTTACCGATGTATCTCACTAGGTTGAGAAATGCTATAAGCGACTTTCATACAGCATTAGAGCAATTCCTGAATTATCAGATTGCCCTGGAGGAAAATGAGCCAAAAAGGATATTATATCTCGCGGTTCCATTAGACACATACCAAACATTACATTTTTTCAGACACGTCTTGCTCAAATTGCAGTACAAAGACATCAAGTAA
- a CDS encoding ATP-binding protein, whose product MDNQAMSTGSFSSYTKIQFLQRQAASLLLYQSVLQSEVGIAFLDLLQAIRYTDADALGCLQAYGNYFHALAARNQNWEDYLITQILTSENPFTRCAQREDLKNIPPALVAATQHDLQVFQSLSACNSAVLSEWVQTVAHLPVSPVVWYLEQEGLEIETGLIKQYREAATVASLQQLDNWADGVEDLAVYYRQFGTGLFAEYRALRWQGGQFIGIPHPDQVKLDALVGYESQQDALLKNTEFLLSGEAALHVLLYGSRGSGKSSLVKALLNEYGDGNLRLVEVAKSELKNLPEIVEQLREVPQKFIIFVDDLSFEEDDDAFKALKVVLEGNLTARSQNVVVYATSNRRHLIREFFADRPTPKDNAEIHAWDTMQEKLSFSDRFGLTLTFEGADQKTYLKIVNHLAAQAGINLSQEDLEYQALQWATRHNGRSGRTARQFVDYLKADLSLNNNKFNNQSQHELLS is encoded by the coding sequence ATGGATAATCAAGCGATGTCTACGGGAAGTTTTTCGTCCTATACCAAGATTCAATTCCTCCAGCGCCAAGCCGCATCACTTTTACTTTACCAATCTGTCCTCCAGAGCGAAGTAGGGATCGCATTTCTTGATCTGTTGCAAGCCATACGTTACACTGATGCCGATGCGCTTGGTTGCCTCCAAGCCTACGGCAACTACTTTCACGCTTTAGCTGCTAGAAATCAAAATTGGGAAGACTACCTAATCACTCAAATCCTCACTTCTGAGAATCCTTTTACAAGGTGCGCTCAACGGGAAGACTTAAAGAATATACCCCCTGCTCTAGTGGCTGCAACTCAGCATGATTTGCAAGTGTTTCAGAGTTTATCTGCTTGTAACAGCGCTGTTTTGAGTGAGTGGGTACAAACTGTCGCCCATTTACCTGTGTCACCGGTTGTGTGGTATCTAGAGCAAGAAGGGTTAGAAATAGAAACGGGATTAATCAAGCAATATAGAGAAGCTGCTACTGTCGCCTCTCTACAACAGTTAGACAATTGGGCTGATGGTGTAGAAGATTTAGCAGTTTATTATCGGCAATTTGGCACAGGTTTATTCGCCGAATATCGCGCTTTACGCTGGCAAGGTGGACAGTTTATTGGTATTCCACATCCCGATCAAGTCAAACTCGATGCGCTAGTGGGTTATGAATCTCAGCAAGACGCTTTGCTAAAAAATACAGAGTTTTTATTATCCGGGGAAGCAGCACTGCATGTATTACTTTATGGTAGTCGCGGTTCAGGAAAATCTTCTTTGGTGAAAGCTTTGTTAAATGAGTACGGCGATGGCAATCTCCGTTTAGTGGAGGTAGCAAAATCAGAATTGAAAAACCTACCAGAAATTGTCGAACAATTGCGGGAAGTGCCACAAAAATTTATTATCTTTGTGGATGACCTTTCTTTTGAAGAAGATGACGATGCCTTTAAAGCTTTGAAGGTGGTTTTAGAAGGTAATTTAACGGCGCGATCGCAAAATGTCGTTGTGTATGCAACTTCTAACCGCCGCCACCTAATTCGAGAGTTTTTTGCCGATAGACCGACACCCAAGGATAACGCCGAAATCCATGCCTGGGATACGATGCAAGAGAAACTATCATTTAGCGATCGCTTTGGTCTAACCTTGACTTTTGAGGGAGCAGATCAAAAAACTTATTTAAAAATTGTCAACCATCTAGCCGCACAAGCTGGAATTAATCTTAGTCAAGAAGATTTAGAATATCAAGCCTTGCAGTGGGCAACACGTCATAATGGTCGTTCAGGGCGTACAGCTAGACAATTTGTTGATTACTT
- a CDS encoding carotenoid oxygenase family protein yields MATTVVNPFLAGNFAPVRDEITDETLQIIGQLPPGLSGMFVRNGPNPQWSPIGKYHWFDGDGMLHGVKISNGKASYRDRYVQTKAWKIEHQAGKAVWSGFLEPPQMDNPHGPSKNTANTALVWHAGQLLALWEGGAPHAIKVPDLETIGEYTYDGKLVSAFTAHPKVDPLTNEMMFFGYSFAPPYLQYSVVSPQGKLLRTVPIELPMGVMMHDFAISENYTIFMDLPLTFSVERVQKGEALMKFEGDRPSRFGIVPRFGDNSNIRWFESPPCYVFHTLNAYEEGDEVVLIACRMSSTSVLVAENTLQDPDGDIPRLHQWRFNLKTGTVHEERLDDVPGEFPRVNDNFLGQKTRYGYIAKSAPTPLPLFDGLIKYDFSKSTSQTHEFGEGRYGGEPVFAPRPGATAEDDGWLVTFVYDEGAETSELVVVNAQDMTSEPVARVIIPQRVPYGFHGAWISEGQLGSSV; encoded by the coding sequence ATCGCCACAACAGTAGTCAATCCCTTTCTCGCGGGCAACTTTGCGCCAGTCCGCGATGAAATCACAGATGAAACCCTGCAAATAATTGGTCAATTACCCCCCGGCTTGTCAGGGATGTTTGTCCGGAATGGCCCTAATCCCCAGTGGTCGCCCATTGGTAAATATCATTGGTTTGATGGGGATGGGATGTTGCATGGTGTGAAAATTAGTAACGGTAAAGCCAGTTATCGCGATCGCTATGTGCAGACAAAAGCATGGAAAATTGAACACCAAGCAGGTAAGGCTGTTTGGAGTGGATTTTTAGAACCGCCGCAAATGGACAACCCCCACGGCCCCAGCAAAAATACTGCCAATACTGCTTTAGTGTGGCACGCTGGTCAACTACTGGCACTTTGGGAAGGTGGCGCGCCACACGCTATCAAGGTTCCTGATTTAGAGACAATTGGGGAATATACTTACGATGGCAAGCTGGTTTCTGCCTTTACCGCCCATCCCAAGGTAGATCCATTAACCAACGAGATGATGTTTTTTGGCTACTCTTTCGCGCCGCCTTACTTGCAATATAGTGTGGTTTCCCCACAAGGTAAGTTGCTACGAACTGTACCCATTGAACTACCAATGGGGGTAATGATGCACGATTTCGCCATCAGCGAAAACTACACGATTTTCATGGATTTACCCTTGACTTTTAGCGTAGAACGTGTACAGAAGGGAGAGGCTTTGATGAAGTTTGAGGGCGATCGCCCCAGTCGCTTTGGCATCGTCCCACGTTTCGGCGATAACAGTAATATCCGCTGGTTTGAAAGTCCTCCTTGCTACGTCTTCCATACCCTCAACGCTTATGAAGAGGGGGACGAAGTGGTGTTAATAGCCTGTCGGATGAGTTCTACCAGTGTCCTAGTGGCTGAAAATACGCTACAAGATCCAGACGGAGATATTCCCCGTTTACATCAGTGGCGATTCAACTTGAAAACGGGAACAGTCCATGAAGAGAGATTAGACGATGTACCAGGTGAATTTCCCCGCGTCAACGACAACTTCTTGGGGCAAAAAACGCGCTATGGTTACATTGCCAAGTCAGCACCAACGCCCCTACCTCTATTCGATGGCTTGATAAAGTATGACTTCAGCAAAAGCACATCCCAAACCCATGAATTCGGCGAGGGACGTTATGGTGGTGAACCTGTGTTTGCACCCCGTCCTGGTGCAACGGCTGAAGACGATGGCTGGCTAGTAACTTTCGTCTATGATGAGGGTGCAGAAACCTCTGAATTGGTAGTAGTGAATGCCCAAGATATGACTAGCGAACCTGTGGCGCGGGTAATAATTCCCCAGCGAGTACCCTATGGGTTTCACGGTGCTTGGATATCTGAAGGACAGCTAGGAAGTTCTGTGTAA
- a CDS encoding TMEM14 family protein — MTLGIVAAVTYGIITIIGGMIGYIQASSKVSLFSGSISGLLLIVAAFAQFQGLTWGLSLAAFVTAILVVIFALRLVKTRKLMPAGLMTSLGVVALALMLNQLIAAR; from the coding sequence ATGACATTAGGTATAGTTGCTGCTGTTACTTACGGAATTATAACGATTATAGGTGGCATGATTGGCTACATACAGGCTAGTAGTAAAGTTTCGCTCTTCAGTGGTAGTATTAGCGGTTTATTACTAATTGTCGCAGCTTTCGCTCAATTCCAAGGTCTAACATGGGGTTTGTCCTTGGCAGCTTTTGTGACTGCGATTTTAGTAGTTATCTTTGCCTTAAGACTAGTTAAAACACGGAAATTGATGCCTGCGGGATTGATGACTAGTTTAGGTGTAGTGGCATTGGCTCTGATGCTGAATCAACTTATTGCAGCCAGATAA
- a CDS encoding DUF433 domain-containing protein — MTISGTRITLYDVMDYVTAQYPLKFICDLFDLSEEQINIALAYIEANQTEVEAEYQKVIKEAEALRLYYEEQNRERVARIATLPAPPGMEAAWEKLQASKARH; from the coding sequence TTGACGATCTCAGGAACACGCATCACTTTGTACGACGTAATGGATTATGTAACGGCTCAGTATCCTCTTAAGTTTATCTGTGATCTATTTGACTTATCCGAGGAACAAATCAACATTGCCTTAGCCTACATTGAGGCAAATCAAACTGAGGTAGAAGCAGAATATCAGAAAGTTATCAAGGAAGCCGAGGCACTTCGACTGTATTACGAGGAGCAAAATCGTGAGCGTGTTGCCCGAATAGCTACTTTACCAGCACCACCAGGGATGGAAGCCGCTTGGGAAAAACTGCAAGCATCTAAGGCACGTCACTAA
- a CDS encoding histidine phosphatase family protein: MSLNIYFLRHGQTECSLKNAYCGSIDSELTPEGEEMAKAFASAYSSTPWKAIFCSPMRRTVATAKPLCAAIGMQPELRDGLKEINYGKWEGKTPDQISQEYHDDYIRWAADPAWYAPTGGEMAVTIAFRALQVIEEIKQLHTSGNILVVSHKATIRIILCSLLGIDVGRFRYRLGCPVGSVSAVEFGSHGPLLQTLADRTHLNEKLRNLPGS, encoded by the coding sequence TTGAGCCTAAATATTTATTTCCTGCGTCACGGACAAACAGAATGCAGTCTCAAGAATGCTTATTGTGGTTCCATCGACTCAGAGCTTACCCCAGAAGGCGAGGAAATGGCAAAGGCTTTTGCCTCTGCATATAGTTCTACCCCTTGGAAGGCAATATTTTGTAGTCCCATGCGGCGAACTGTGGCGACAGCAAAACCCCTATGTGCAGCAATAGGGATGCAACCAGAATTGCGCGATGGTTTGAAAGAAATTAACTATGGCAAATGGGAAGGAAAAACGCCAGATCAAATCAGCCAAGAATATCATGATGATTATATTCGTTGGGCAGCCGATCCCGCTTGGTATGCCCCAACAGGTGGGGAAATGGCAGTTACAATTGCCTTTCGCGCCTTGCAAGTAATAGAAGAAATTAAGCAGCTTCACACCAGTGGTAATATTTTAGTTGTTTCCCATAAGGCAACGATCAGAATTATTTTGTGTAGCTTGCTAGGAATTGATGTCGGACGCTTTCGCTATCGTTTAGGATGTCCTGTCGGGTCAGTAAGTGCTGTAGAATTTGGCTCTCATGGTCCACTCTTACAGACACTAGCAGACCGTACCCATTTGAATGAGAAATTGCGAAATCTACCGGGCAGTTAG
- the metH gene encoding methionine synthase — MTHPFLERLRSPELPVIVFDGAMGTNLQTQNLTAEDFGGAEYEGCNEYLVHTKPEAVAKVHRDFLAAGADVIETDTFGATSIVLAEYDLADQAYYLSKTAAELAKRVAAEFSTPEKPRFVAGSIGPTTKLPTLGHIDFDTMKATFAEQAEALWDGGVDLFLVETCQDVLQIKAALNGIEEVFAKKGDRRPLMVSVTMESMGTMLVGTEISAVLTILEPYPIDILGLNCATGPDLMKPHIKYLAEHSPFIVSCIPNAGLPENVGGQAHYRLTPLELRMSLMHFVEDLGVQVIGGCCGTRPEHIQQLAEIAKELKPKVRQPSLEPAAASIYTTQPYDQDNSFLIIGERLNASGSKKCRDLLNAEDWDGLVSMARAQVKEGAHILDVNVDYVGRDGVRDMHELVSRIVNNVTLPLMLDSTEWEKMEAGLKVAGGKCLLNSTNYEDGEPRFLQVLELAKRYGAGVVIGTIDEDGMARTAEKKFQIAQRAYRQAVEYGIPPTEIFFDTLALPISTGIEEDRDNGKATIESIRRIRQELPGCHVVLGVSNISFGLNPASRMVLNSVFLSEAMSAGMDAAIVSASKILPLSKIEARHQEICRQLIYNQRQFEGDICVYDPLAELTTVFAGVTTKRDRSLDASLPVEERLKRHIIDGERIGLETQLKKALEQYPPLEIINTFLLDGMKVVGELFGSGQMQLPFVLQSAETMKAAVAYLEPFMEKSESGNNAKGTFIIATVKGDVHDIGKNLVDIILSNNGYKVINLGIKQPVENIINAYEQHKADCIAMSGLLVKSTAFMKENLEIFNEKGISVPVILGGAALTPKFVHEDCQKTYKGKVVYGKDAFSDLHFMDKLMPAKAAANWDDLQGFLDEISTSQPITQNSEPKTQNLALSTQNSELSTEVDTKRSEAVAIDIERPTPPFWGTQLLQPGDIPIEEVLWHLDLQALIAGQWQFRKPKDQSKEEYQAFLAEKVYPVLETWKQRIIEENLLHPQVVYGYFSCQAEGNTLYVYDTNRTDAQIKASFEFPRQKSLRRLCIADFFAPKESGIIDVFPMQAVTVGEIATEFAQKLFADNQYTDYLYFHGLAVQVAEALAEWTHTRIRRELGFGAEEPDNIRDVLAQRYRGSRYSFGYPACPNIQDQYKQLELLEANRINLYMDESEQLYPEQSTTAIITHHPLAKYFSA, encoded by the coding sequence ATGACTCATCCTTTCCTTGAACGTCTGCGTAGTCCGGAACTCCCGGTTATCGTCTTTGACGGTGCGATGGGAACCAACCTGCAAACGCAAAACCTCACCGCTGAAGACTTCGGCGGCGCTGAGTATGAAGGTTGTAACGAATATCTAGTCCACACTAAGCCGGAAGCTGTCGCCAAGGTTCACCGTGACTTTCTCGCCGCTGGTGCGGATGTGATTGAAACGGATACCTTTGGTGCTACGTCCATTGTGCTGGCAGAATATGATTTGGCAGACCAAGCATATTATTTGAGTAAGACAGCAGCAGAATTGGCGAAGCGTGTGGCGGCTGAGTTTTCTACGCCAGAAAAACCCAGGTTTGTAGCGGGTTCCATTGGCCCCACAACTAAACTCCCAACCTTGGGACATATTGACTTTGATACCATGAAAGCCACTTTCGCAGAACAAGCGGAAGCGCTATGGGATGGTGGCGTTGATTTATTTTTGGTGGAAACTTGCCAAGATGTGCTGCAAATTAAGGCGGCGCTGAATGGAATTGAAGAAGTGTTTGCGAAAAAAGGCGATCGCAGACCGTTGATGGTTTCTGTGACAATGGAAAGCATGGGCACAATGTTGGTAGGGACAGAAATCAGCGCTGTGCTGACAATTCTGGAACCTTACCCCATTGATATTCTGGGGTTAAACTGTGCCACAGGCCCAGACTTGATGAAGCCACATATCAAGTATTTGGCAGAACATTCACCTTTCATTGTCTCCTGTATTCCCAACGCCGGTTTACCGGAGAATGTCGGCGGTCAAGCACACTACCGTTTGACACCGTTGGAATTACGGATGTCGTTGATGCATTTCGTTGAAGATTTGGGTGTCCAAGTGATTGGGGGTTGCTGTGGGACACGTCCAGAACACATTCAACAACTTGCAGAAATTGCTAAAGAATTAAAACCCAAAGTTAGACAGCCGAGTCTCGAACCAGCAGCAGCATCAATTTACACCACTCAACCTTATGACCAAGATAATTCTTTCTTGATTATTGGTGAACGCCTGAACGCCAGTGGTTCCAAAAAATGCCGCGATTTATTAAATGCGGAAGATTGGGATGGATTGGTGTCAATGGCTAGGGCGCAGGTAAAGGAAGGCGCGCACATCCTCGATGTCAACGTCGATTATGTGGGACGTGACGGCGTGCGTGATATGCACGAACTAGTTTCGCGGATTGTCAATAATGTCACACTGCCGTTGATGCTCGACTCCACCGAATGGGAGAAAATGGAAGCGGGTTTAAAAGTGGCTGGCGGTAAGTGTTTATTGAACTCCACCAACTACGAAGATGGAGAACCGCGATTTTTACAGGTGCTGGAGTTAGCCAAGAGGTACGGTGCTGGTGTCGTAATTGGTACTATCGATGAGGATGGGATGGCGCGGACAGCCGAGAAAAAGTTTCAAATTGCTCAACGCGCCTACCGTCAAGCTGTAGAATATGGCATACCTCCCACAGAGATATTCTTTGATACTCTAGCTTTGCCTATTTCCACGGGGATAGAAGAAGACCGAGATAACGGTAAGGCTACCATTGAATCCATTCGGCGGATTCGTCAAGAATTGCCAGGATGTCATGTAGTTTTGGGTGTGTCTAATATATCCTTTGGTTTGAACCCAGCGTCGCGCATGGTGCTGAACTCGGTATTTTTGAGTGAGGCGATGTCTGCGGGAATGGATGCGGCTATTGTCAGCGCTAGCAAAATTTTACCGTTGTCGAAGATTGAAGCCCGCCATCAAGAAATTTGTCGGCAACTGATTTATAATCAGCGGCAATTTGAGGGTGATATCTGCGTTTATGACCCCTTGGCAGAGCTTACCACGGTTTTTGCTGGGGTGACAACAAAACGCGATCGCTCTTTAGATGCCAGTCTCCCCGTCGAAGAACGCCTCAAACGTCACATCATCGATGGCGAACGCATCGGTTTAGAAACCCAGCTAAAAAAAGCCTTAGAACAATATCCCCCCTTAGAAATTATCAACACCTTCCTCCTAGACGGGATGAAAGTTGTGGGTGAGTTATTCGGTTCCGGACAAATGCAGTTACCCTTCGTTTTGCAATCTGCGGAAACCATGAAAGCGGCGGTTGCTTATTTAGAACCATTCATGGAAAAATCAGAATCGGGTAACAATGCCAAAGGCACCTTTATCATTGCCACAGTTAAAGGTGATGTCCACGACATTGGTAAAAACTTGGTGGATATCATCTTATCCAACAACGGCTACAAGGTGATTAACCTAGGAATTAAACAACCAGTAGAAAACATCATCAACGCTTACGAACAGCACAAAGCTGATTGTATTGCCATGAGTGGTTTGCTGGTTAAATCCACCGCCTTCATGAAAGAAAATTTGGAGATATTCAACGAAAAAGGAATTAGTGTTCCCGTGATTTTAGGCGGTGCGGCGTTGACTCCTAAATTTGTCCATGAAGATTGCCAAAAAACCTACAAAGGTAAAGTAGTTTATGGCAAAGATGCTTTTTCTGACTTGCATTTCATGGATAAATTAATGCCAGCTAAAGCTGCTGCTAACTGGGATGATTTACAGGGATTTTTGGATGAAATTAGCACTTCCCAACCAATAACTCAAAATTCAGAACCCAAAACTCAGAATTTAGCACTCAGCACTCAGAACTCAGAACTCAGCACTGAAGTGGATACAAAACGTTCTGAAGCAGTAGCCATAGATATTGAACGTCCCACGCCGCCTTTTTGGGGAACGCAATTGTTGCAGCCTGGAGATATTCCCATTGAGGAAGTATTATGGCATTTAGATTTACAAGCCTTAATTGCGGGACAATGGCAATTCCGCAAGCCAAAGGATCAATCTAAGGAAGAATATCAAGCTTTCTTAGCTGAAAAAGTGTACCCAGTTTTAGAAACTTGGAAACAGCGAATTATTGAGGAAAATCTGTTGCATCCCCAGGTGGTTTATGGGTATTTTTCTTGTCAGGCTGAGGGCAATACTTTGTATGTTTATGATACGAACCGCACAGATGCACAGATAAAAGCAAGTTTTGAGTTTCCTCGACAAAAGTCTTTGCGGCGGCTATGCATTGCAGACTTCTTTGCACCAAAAGAGTCAGGAATTATTGATGTATTCCCGATGCAAGCGGTGACTGTGGGTGAGATTGCAACTGAGTTTGCTCAAAAGCTGTTTGCAGATAATCAATACACGGATTATCTGTATTTCCACGGTCTAGCTGTGCAGGTAGCGGAAGCACTGGCTGAGTGGACACACACCCGAATCCGTCGGGAGTTAGGCTTTGGGGCTGAGGAACCTGATAACATTCGGGATGTCTTAGCGCAACGGTATCGTGGCTCACGGTATAGTTTTGGCTATCCAGCTTGTCCGAATATCCAGGATCAGTACAAGCAGCTGGAGTTGTTGGAGGCTAACCGGATTAACCTGTATATGGATGAAAGTGAACAACTTTATCCAGAACAGTCTACGACGGCGATTATTACCCATCACCCATTAGCGAAATACTTTAGCGCGTAA
- a CDS encoding IS1380 family transposase: protein MTPNKTGCIPEQFQFESVKSCPVVVNFNGETVTSDAGVTLIAELDRKREITSRLAGCFKDYREQNRIEHSVSSLIAQRVYGLVMGYEDINDHETLRHDVMFALSVGKSITSGQEPVKMAGKSTLNRLEHCPEDVSNRAESRYHRIEHDAEAIEKLLVEIFLESFQKPPRQIVLDLDVTDDLVHGNQEKSFFNPYYKGYCYAPLYIFCGKHLLASKLRASNVDPAEEALPELQRVIKLIRERWSNVKILVRGDSAYSREDIMSWCESQIGVDYVFGLAQNSRLIQLSQSTKYRAFLEYSQKIETVVEFFETLFTPSDDLKKQATALVDSSVWYCSLDYKTFLSWSRNRRVVSKIEYSNEGVNTRFVVTSLPSKKVPPGRLYTQKYCPRGNIENCFKEQKLELKSDRTSTHTFAGNQLRLWFTSIAYILMNALREKCLAKTELQNAQVGTIRTKLLKLGAIITVSRRRVLIAISNAYPYKEIFATAYNYLSRLKCPG from the coding sequence ATGACCCCCAATAAAACAGGTTGTATACCGGAACAGTTCCAATTTGAATCAGTAAAGTCATGTCCAGTCGTAGTTAATTTCAACGGTGAGACTGTAACATCAGATGCCGGAGTAACTTTAATTGCGGAGCTAGACCGAAAAAGGGAGATAACATCACGGCTAGCAGGATGTTTTAAAGATTACCGAGAACAAAATCGAATTGAACATTCGGTCAGTAGTTTAATTGCACAGAGAGTATATGGTTTAGTAATGGGTTATGAAGACATCAATGACCATGAAACTTTACGTCATGATGTGATGTTTGCGCTCTCCGTTGGAAAATCCATTACTTCGGGACAAGAACCAGTTAAAATGGCCGGAAAAAGTACCTTAAATCGTCTTGAACACTGTCCAGAAGATGTTTCAAATAGAGCCGAGAGTCGATATCATCGAATTGAGCATGATGCAGAAGCAATAGAAAAACTGCTGGTTGAAATATTTTTAGAATCCTTTCAGAAACCACCACGACAAATAGTTTTAGACTTGGATGTTACTGATGACTTAGTACACGGTAATCAAGAAAAATCTTTCTTTAACCCTTACTATAAAGGGTATTGCTATGCTCCCCTATATATTTTCTGTGGGAAACATTTATTAGCCTCAAAACTACGTGCTTCAAATGTAGATCCGGCAGAAGAGGCATTGCCAGAATTACAACGAGTAATTAAACTAATACGTGAACGTTGGAGTAATGTGAAAATTCTTGTGCGTGGAGATAGTGCATATTCGAGAGAAGATATTATGAGTTGGTGCGAATCTCAAATCGGAGTAGATTATGTGTTTGGATTGGCACAAAACAGTCGGCTAATTCAACTGTCTCAATCAACTAAATACCGAGCTTTTCTGGAATACTCGCAAAAAATTGAAACCGTAGTAGAGTTTTTTGAAACCTTATTTACTCCGTCAGATGACTTAAAAAAACAAGCAACAGCATTGGTTGATAGCTCAGTTTGGTATTGTTCTCTCGATTATAAAACTTTCTTAAGTTGGAGCCGTAATCGCCGCGTTGTCTCAAAAATTGAATATAGCAATGAAGGAGTAAATACTCGCTTTGTCGTGACTTCACTCCCTAGTAAAAAAGTACCGCCAGGACGGCTTTATACTCAAAAATATTGTCCACGAGGCAATATAGAGAATTGTTTCAAGGAACAAAAATTAGAATTAAAAAGTGACAGAACTAGTACTCATACATTTGCTGGTAATCAATTACGTCTGTGGTTTACTTCCATAGCTTATATTTTGATGAATGCCCTCCGAGAGAAATGTTTGGCAAAAACCGAACTCCAAAATGCTCAAGTTGGAACTATCCGTACAAAGTTATTGAAATTAGGAGCAATTATTACTGTTAGTCGCCGACGGGTTTTGATTGCAATTAGTAATGCTTACCCCTACAAAGAGATTTTCGCAACAGCTTATAATTATTTATCTCGGCTAAAATGCCCTGGTTAA
- a CDS encoding XisH protein yields MSARDLFHDAVKNALKKEEWVITHHPLEIEFEKVTLKIDLARISHKLEKIIGISKI; encoded by the coding sequence ATGTCAGCTAGAGATTTATTCCATGATGCAGTTAAAAACGCACTTAAAAAGGAAGAATGGGTGATTACTCATCATCCTCTAGAAATTGAATTTGAAAAAGTGACGCTTAAAATTGATTTAGCCCGGATTTCTCACAAGTTAGAAAAAATCATTGGCATTAGCAAAATTTAG
- a CDS encoding HhoA/HhoB/HtrA family serine endopeptidase, producing MRFAKLFLSIRQFSSHVLAIFLGVALTVSTLRVLPSQAEPAPSPVTVDTPALVAQKPSPASAAVGNSSFVTAAVNRVGPAVVRIDTERTITRRNDPFFEDPFFRQFFGDGFPRQSPTEQLRGLGSGFILDKSGLVLTNAHVVDKADKVTVRLKDGRTFEGKVQGIDEVTDLAVVKINAGNDLPVAPLGSSSNVQVGDWAIAVGNPLGFDNTVTLGIVSTLKRSSAQVGITDKRLEFIQTDAAINPGNSGGPLLNGQGEVIGINTAIRADAMGIGFAIPIDKAKAIAAQLQRTGKVSHPYLGVQMLTLTPQLAKQNNTDPNSPIQIPEVNGVLVMRVVPNSPAASAGIRRGDVIVQIDGEGVTTAEQLQNLVESSRLGQVLQVKVQRGNNTQQLSVRTAELQNAAN from the coding sequence ATGCGATTTGCCAAATTATTCCTTTCTATACGCCAATTTAGTTCTCATGTTTTAGCTATATTTCTAGGAGTTGCGCTGACTGTTAGCACTCTGCGGGTGTTACCCTCCCAAGCGGAACCTGCGCCAAGTCCCGTGACTGTGGATACTCCAGCACTGGTGGCGCAAAAACCATCACCCGCCTCGGCTGCTGTTGGTAACAGTAGTTTTGTGACTGCAGCAGTTAATCGGGTTGGTCCAGCAGTAGTAAGGATTGATACAGAGCGGACAATTACCCGTCGTAATGATCCATTTTTTGAAGACCCATTTTTCCGCCAGTTTTTTGGTGATGGGTTCCCCCGACAGTCACCCACGGAGCAATTGCGCGGTCTAGGTTCTGGTTTTATTCTGGACAAGAGTGGGTTGGTTTTAACAAATGCTCACGTAGTTGATAAAGCTGATAAGGTGACAGTTAGGCTCAAGGATGGCCGCACTTTTGAAGGTAAAGTTCAAGGTATTGATGAAGTAACAGACTTGGCGGTGGTGAAGATTAACGCTGGTAATGATTTACCCGTTGCGCCTTTGGGTTCTTCTAGTAATGTCCAGGTGGGAGACTGGGCGATCGCAGTCGGTAATCCTTTAGGATTTGATAATACTGTGACTTTGGGAATTGTCAGTACCCTAAAACGTTCTAGCGCTCAAGTGGGTATCACTGACAAACGTTTAGAGTTTATTCAAACTGACGCAGCCATTAATCCTGGTAACTCTGGTGGACCATTACTCAATGGTCAGGGTGAAGTGATTGGGATTAATACAGCGATTCGGGCTGATGCTATGGGGATTGGCTTTGCTATTCCTATTGATAAAGCGAAAGCGATCGCCGCACAACTGCAACGCACTGGTAAAGTTAGTCACCCCTATTTAGGTGTGCAAATGCTAACTTTGACACCCCAGTTAGCCAAGCAAAATAATACTGATCCCAACTCTCCTATCCAAATCCCCGAAGTTAATGGTGTTTTGGTGATGCGAGTTGTACCCAATTCTCCCGCTGCGTCTGCTGGTATCCGTCGCGGAGATGTAATTGTGCAAATTGATGGCGAGGGAGTCACTACCGCTGAACAGTTACAAAACCTTGTAGAAAGCAGTCGCCTCGGTCAAGTTTTGCAAGTAAAAGTGCAACGGGGTAACAATACACAGCAGCTATCAGTCCGTACGGCTGAGTTGCAGAATGCTGCTAATTAG